Proteins encoded together in one uncultured Desulfosarcina sp. window:
- a CDS encoding ABC transporter ATP-binding protein, whose amino-acid sequence MAILQAHHLTKTYSVDHRVISVLEDVSLSVEKGAFVVISGSSGSGKTTLLTLLSGLDYPTSGQVLIDGRDISAASEEALAPLRNRIIGFVFQSFHLVPSMTAVENIMFPAELAGAPDANDRARHLLSRVGLSDRADNFPSQLSGGEKQRIALCRALINRPKLLFADEPTGNLDSENGGVVLDQLIDLKNEHGATLVLVTHNPEIARVADRVFTLADGRLKG is encoded by the coding sequence ATGGCCATCCTACAGGCCCATCATCTGACCAAGACCTACAGCGTCGATCACCGGGTCATTTCCGTTCTGGAAGACGTGTCCCTTTCCGTGGAAAAGGGGGCGTTCGTCGTTATCAGCGGCAGCAGCGGCAGCGGGAAGACCACGCTGCTGACGCTTCTGTCCGGGCTCGACTATCCCACATCGGGCCAGGTTCTGATTGACGGCCGGGATATTTCGGCGGCATCGGAAGAGGCCTTGGCGCCGCTGCGAAACCGCATCATCGGCTTCGTCTTCCAGTCTTTCCATCTGGTTCCATCCATGACAGCCGTGGAGAACATCATGTTTCCGGCCGAACTGGCCGGTGCTCCCGATGCAAATGACCGAGCACGGCACTTGCTCTCCCGGGTGGGTCTATCCGACCGGGCGGACAATTTTCCCAGCCAGCTCTCCGGCGGCGAAAAGCAGCGTATCGCCCTGTGCCGGGCCCTGATCAACCGTCCCAAACTGCTGTTTGCCGACGAGCCCACCGGCAACCTCGATTCGGAAAACGGCGGTGTCGTACTGGATCAGCTCATCGATCTGAAAAACGAACACGGGGCCACGCTGGTGCTGGTGACTCACAATCCGGAAATCGCCAGGGTCGCCGACCGGGTGTTCACCCTTGCCGATGGCCGCCTGAAAGGATAG
- a CDS encoding arylesterase gives MNNGSTLLSFFKMMGKRIGLLMIGLGLLVAGCNQEPTTQTPAPVVKAPAPAYEGTIVAVGDSLTAGLGVDEDMAYPAQLERRLKVDRYDFRVVNAGVSGETSSGALARIDWVIASLQPDIVILETGANDGLRGLDPDLLLSNLDRLVDRLKSQNIQVILAGMQMLPNLGPDYIRAFADIYPRIADKHGILLIPFFLEGVAGRPELNQDDRMHPTAEGYARIVETVYPTVVTAIQRHRSLKIR, from the coding sequence ATGAATAATGGTTCAACCCTACTGAGCTTTTTCAAAATGATGGGAAAGCGCATCGGCCTGCTGATGATCGGCCTGGGCCTGTTGGTGGCTGGATGCAATCAGGAGCCGACGACACAAACGCCGGCGCCGGTCGTCAAAGCCCCTGCGCCTGCCTACGAGGGCACCATCGTCGCGGTGGGGGACAGCCTGACCGCCGGATTGGGCGTTGACGAGGATATGGCCTATCCGGCCCAGCTGGAGCGCCGGCTCAAAGTCGACCGATACGACTTCCGGGTGGTCAACGCCGGGGTAAGCGGCGAAACCAGCAGCGGCGCTCTTGCACGCATCGACTGGGTGATTGCCAGCTTGCAGCCGGATATCGTCATTCTGGAAACCGGGGCCAACGACGGCCTGCGCGGCCTGGACCCCGATCTGCTGCTGAGCAACCTGGACCGCCTGGTAGATCGTCTGAAAAGCCAGAACATCCAGGTGATCCTGGCCGGCATGCAGATGCTGCCCAATCTCGGTCCGGACTACATCCGGGCCTTTGCCGATATTTATCCGCGGATTGCAGACAAACATGGAATTCTTTTGATTCCTTTTTTTCTCGAGGGTGTGGCCGGCCGGCCCGAATTGAACCAGGATGATCGGATGCATCCCACAGCCGAAGGGTATGCCCGCATCGTGGAGACCGTTTATCCAACCGTGGTTACCGCCATCCAGCGACACCGCAGCCTTAAAATCCGGTGA
- a CDS encoding FtsX-like permease family protein, whose protein sequence is MRHLPTVIRQVRRSSTQAVLFVLCVALSLSALTAFSGFGRSVKRALQDDARILHAADILVRSYDPISTPLIQATDRLVEQARVRRAMVHEFYSVVRDTGKTASVLSRLKVVEPGYPFYGQVSLKSGRPFPQVLTPGACIVEQTLLDRIGLQVGDHLQVGYAALTIADVVTGEPDRPLELFAFGPRVFLHNDDLESLGLMATGSRIRRTLLLQVADPLEVDAIAEELQRAAAEGGERIDTYRTAGSAVTRFFDMFLFFLKLVGLFILMISGIGIQSTLTALINEKRPAIAIMKTVGATGRFITTHFLFLVLVLGAIGTVAGIVAGGAMQAVLTWMLGSLLPGGLSRGISWAGVAEAVLMGAVVVVLFSFVPLYRARQMRPLVLFKRETAPDAGRWPTLLSAVLILLFFLFIVLWHMRDVRFGIAFVGALAGMVLAAGLLAQLVLAIIRRLPVRHLAMRQAIRGLFRRGNATRAVMITLTVSLALIFGDRLIEKNLRATFVRSFPADSPNAFFVDIQPGQTEAFSAAVGRPVSFYPVVRARVAAINGQAIDRRREGRKRRDNLSRVFNLTYRESLLEDETLLEGDTLFRSDWTEPQVSVMDTVVEMHDMKIGDRIRFTIQGVPITARIASIRTRDNRNMSPFFYFVFPEAVLGKAPQTLFAALKVPSGELGELQTTVVSRLPNISVIDISQTIGTLAKMMERLSRIVRLFSLFSVAAGILILVSAVFATRAERMMESVYYKVLGAGRRFVVTVFALENLLIGLLSSLLALALAQAGAWWVCRMKFDIGYQPFPVDSLFMTGVTVFVVVCAGLAASRSVMAKKPVVYLREQQNE, encoded by the coding sequence ATGCGCCATCTGCCGACCGTCATCCGCCAGGTTCGCCGCTCGTCCACCCAGGCCGTTCTGTTCGTTCTCTGCGTGGCGCTTTCCCTGAGCGCCCTGACCGCTTTTTCGGGTTTTGGCAGAAGCGTGAAGCGTGCCCTGCAGGACGATGCCCGCATCCTGCACGCCGCAGACATTCTGGTTCGATCCTACGACCCTATCTCCACCCCCTTGATTCAAGCGACTGACCGCCTGGTGGAACAGGCGCGCGTACGGCGGGCAATGGTGCACGAGTTTTACAGCGTGGTTCGGGATACGGGAAAAACCGCCTCCGTGCTCTCGCGGCTGAAGGTCGTCGAACCGGGCTACCCCTTTTACGGACAGGTGTCTTTGAAATCCGGGCGGCCCTTCCCGCAGGTCCTGACTCCCGGCGCCTGCATCGTGGAGCAGACCCTGCTGGACCGCATCGGTCTCCAGGTGGGCGACCACTTGCAGGTGGGATATGCGGCCCTGACAATCGCAGACGTGGTTACCGGCGAGCCGGATCGCCCCCTGGAACTGTTTGCTTTCGGCCCGCGGGTGTTTCTCCACAACGACGATTTAGAGTCTTTGGGACTGATGGCCACCGGCAGTCGTATCCGCCGCACGCTGCTGCTTCAGGTGGCCGACCCCCTCGAGGTGGATGCCATTGCCGAGGAGCTGCAACGGGCGGCGGCCGAGGGCGGCGAGCGCATCGACACCTACCGGACCGCCGGATCTGCGGTTACCCGTTTTTTCGACATGTTTCTCTTTTTTTTAAAACTGGTGGGCCTGTTTATCCTGATGATTTCCGGTATAGGCATTCAAAGTACCCTGACCGCCCTGATCAATGAAAAACGACCGGCCATCGCCATCATGAAAACCGTGGGGGCCACCGGCCGTTTCATTACCACCCATTTCCTTTTCCTGGTGCTGGTGCTGGGCGCCATCGGCACGGTTGCGGGCATTGTTGCCGGCGGAGCCATGCAGGCCGTTTTGACCTGGATGCTGGGTTCTCTGTTGCCCGGCGGGCTCTCCAGGGGCATCTCCTGGGCAGGGGTGGCGGAGGCTGTCCTGATGGGCGCTGTTGTGGTGGTCCTGTTTTCTTTTGTGCCCCTTTACCGGGCCCGACAGATGCGTCCGCTGGTCCTTTTCAAAAGGGAGACGGCCCCTGACGCCGGACGCTGGCCGACCCTTCTTTCCGCCGTGCTGATTCTGCTGTTCTTCCTGTTTATAGTGCTCTGGCACATGCGGGACGTTCGTTTCGGGATCGCTTTTGTCGGTGCGCTTGCGGGCATGGTGCTGGCGGCCGGCCTGCTGGCCCAACTGGTGCTGGCAATCATCCGGCGGTTGCCCGTCCGCCATCTGGCCATGCGCCAGGCCATCCGGGGCCTGTTTCGCCGGGGCAACGCCACCCGGGCCGTCATGATCACCCTGACCGTTTCGCTGGCCCTGATTTTCGGCGACCGGTTGATCGAAAAGAATCTGAGGGCCACCTTCGTGCGCTCCTTTCCCGCCGATTCGCCCAACGCCTTTTTCGTGGACATCCAGCCCGGTCAAACCGAGGCTTTTTCAGCCGCCGTCGGCCGGCCGGTCTCCTTTTATCCCGTCGTGAGGGCCCGTGTCGCGGCCATCAACGGCCAGGCCATCGACCGCCGTCGGGAAGGCCGCAAACGGCGCGACAACCTGTCGCGGGTGTTCAACCTGACCTACCGGGAGAGCCTGCTGGAAGATGAAACCCTGCTCGAGGGGGATACGTTGTTCCGGAGCGACTGGACCGAGCCCCAGGTTTCGGTTATGGACACCGTGGTCGAGATGCATGATATGAAGATCGGCGACCGCATCCGTTTTACGATCCAGGGAGTTCCGATTACCGCGCGCATCGCCAGCATCCGCACGCGGGACAACCGGAATATGAGCCCGTTCTTCTACTTTGTTTTCCCGGAAGCGGTGCTGGGCAAGGCGCCCCAGACCCTTTTCGCCGCCCTGAAGGTGCCTTCCGGCGAGTTGGGAGAACTCCAGACGACCGTTGTTTCCCGATTACCCAACATCAGCGTCATCGATATCTCCCAGACCATCGGAACCCTGGCGAAAATGATGGAACGGCTGTCCCGGATCGTGCGCCTCTTCAGCCTGTTCAGCGTCGCTGCCGGCATCCTGATTCTGGTCAGCGCGGTGTTCGCGACCCGCGCCGAGCGGATGATGGAGTCGGTTTACTACAAGGTCCTGGGTGCCGGCCGGCGCTTCGTGGTAACGGTTTTTGCCCTGGAGAACCTGTTGATCGGCCTGCTCAGCAGCCTTTTGGCCCTGGCCCTGGCCCAGGCAGGAGCCTGGTGGGTCTGCCGGATGAAATTCGACATTGGCTACCAGCCTTTTCCGGTGGACTCTTTGTTCATGACAGGAGTTACCGTTTTCGTAGTGGTCTGTGCGGGCCTGGCCGCTTCGCGATCGGTCATGGCCAAAAAGCCGGTGGTTTATTTAAGGGAGCAGCAAAATGAATAA